A section of the Alkalihalobacillus sp. LMS39 genome encodes:
- the cspD gene encoding cold-shock protein CspD has protein sequence MKAQGSVKWFNAEKGFGFIEVEGGNDVFVHFSAITGDGFKSLDEGQQVEFDIVEGNRGPQAENVVKL, from the coding sequence GTGAAAGCACAAGGTTCAGTAAAATGGTTTAATGCAGAAAAAGGATTTGGATTTATCGAGGTAGAAGGTGGAAACGATGTATTCGTTCACTTTAGCGCGATTACTGGAGACGGATTTAAATCATTAGACGAAGGACAGCAAGTTGAATTCGATATTGTCGAAGGAAACCGTGGTCCACAAGCTGAAAACGTAGTGAAGCTTTAA